The DNA sequence GTAACATCCTGGCTTGGAATAACATTATCGATGGTATGTTGCACAAAGAGTGGCATTACCAAGCTGAATATAAGGATTGCAAAGGATAGTAGCATTGTTGCTGAAAAAGCCCACATGGTGGTCTTGTTAATACTGATTAGGTCTCGTAGGCGGTTTTGGTTTGGCGCTTTAATTGTAGGAGTTTCTGGCGTTGTACTGACTTCTAGCGCGGCACCCGAAAAGTGCGTTTTAGCTTCGGAGAAACTGATTTTGCGAAGACCACGAGCAGGGTCATGAATTTCAATCTGGCTATCAGTTACAGAAGTTAAAACAACAAAATGATTGTTATCCCAATGAATAATACAAGGTAACGAAAGTTTATTTAATTCAGAATGGCTTAAGCCAAGTGGCAGGACCTTGTATTTGAGATCCGTAAACACATCGATAATGTGCGCTAGCGTCATTCCTTTTGCTGAGGTTGGAAACTTTTGTCTTAAATACTGCAAGCCTACAGTATTTCTATTCAGGTTCAGCAAAGTTCCAATACAGGCTAGTCCACACTCAGCTTGTTCTGATTGACGTAAATATGGTGAGTTCACTTTTAAACCTCCCACTTTATTTCAGCAGGAAGGAGTTCTGAATTATGGCTTATAGCAGTCGTTTGTTGAGATTGAAGATATAGGAAAAGAACAGCACAAAATAATATTGAAAAAAGAAACACAAAAAACAACCCCAGTTTGGGCATAGTATTTTCTGAGATTGTTCGGGTTCTGGTTTGTAGAGCAGGAGATAACTTTGTTTTGCTTTCTGGATCAGTAATATTCGAACGTCGGCTTTTACTTAAAAAAGTAGTCATCGTCATCATCCTTGATGGTTGGTTTGGATAGAATAATTGGCTCAAAAAATAGAACCGTGTCCTTCAATGAGGGAAAGTATTACCTTTTGTAACAAAATTGTAAAACTCTAAAAGATACAGTTTTTTCTATACATTTTAGAATATTAGAGCAAGAAGTGGGTTAAAAAGGTACAGCAAATAACGACTTACGTGGTTTAGAGAAGAAAAATTTTCCCTGCGCTTTCGATATAAAATTGTTCTTTTTGCTGAATTTCTGTACTTGTAGCGATTTCAGCCCATTGATAAAACACGTTGCGATGGACTCGGGCGGTTAAGCCTCTGTGTACTTCAACGTACAGTTTGGGCTCGGCATTGGGCGCTGTGCCTGTGTTGTTGATAAGAGGGTGCTGCTCACCTAGGACAACTGACTGACCTAAGTTCGTTGTCACTACGATGGCGGGGCCTTGCTCTGTGTTTTGGTGCTGCCATTCGGTGATCATAAAGGGTGCATCTTCGACCTGGATTCGGACCTTTTCTGCAGGGGTCTTGAGAAAATACTCGTTGTCTTCTTTGACTAATACTGATGCAAACAGCTTTACCAGTTTTATTCGGCCTATTGGCGAGCCCATATAAAACCATCGCCCGTCACTTTTGATCACCATGTCTAAGTCACCACAAAAAGGTGGGTTCCACTTTTCAAAGGGCGGAGATTGACTCAAATCATCGAGTTGTTGAGTAAGGGTTTGGATATCCATTTGGGTCCATTGTCTTAGAGTTTGTGCTGTTGTTAAGTATAATAATTACCTGAGTGAAGACAAACCCC is a window from the Psychrosphaera ytuae genome containing:
- a CDS encoding DUF1285 domain-containing protein — translated: MDIQTLTQQLDDLSQSPPFEKWNPPFCGDLDMVIKSDGRWFYMGSPIGRIKLVKLFASVLVKEDNEYFLKTPAEKVRIQVEDAPFMITEWQHQNTEQGPAIVVTTNLGQSVVLGEQHPLINNTGTAPNAEPKLYVEVHRGLTARVHRNVFYQWAEIATSTEIQQKEQFYIESAGKIFLL